From one Mya arenaria isolate MELC-2E11 chromosome 4, ASM2691426v1 genomic stretch:
- the LOC128232839 gene encoding uncharacterized protein LOC128232839 has protein sequence MELVLFVSLFGTVFSATSTSKSTGVILQAKPTVTTTLPVSSNVINATEIESGQSYSGEYSGNETYGSVDNMVDNIATNMSEKDIHNAEGVGPEFSRKSGSVAIGEITIMKETKIAGKPKADDFENKVNGKEREMDRQSTKREFGQVKNATYVPKCSEVDDPFVQCAMDFPLDVIIPPMKPLETADDANNYSSVKNDTDKKPQYMTTTKQTQYTSSSISEQSQPSDKGTITVPLSQTDITLTSTQSSAVDPTGPSSSSSDVTTTSVSQGDAMTSTVEMRTNQSQTSTANVQYITTVAAAAAAAETIESAITTASPTASDALQTTESQTTSQNNDQQTTHLQTTTILSNQETKQKDTLGQTTVQTQEQATQHVNQNQSTPTTQTVQAVQTQELTTQQVNQNQSTPTTQTVQAQGELQTCPVLSCSTECPHGIRLDSNGCPTCMCLLSPSCPPVFPLSRLICFLQARSSLSCVSDADCKANRICCPGGCGPICRRKSNNRRSMLLSILD, from the exons GTACTGTTTTCTCAGCGACCTCAACATCAAAAAGTACAGGAGTTATCTTGCAAGCAAAGCCAACAGTTACAACAACTTTGCCCGTAAGCAGTAATGTAATAAATGCTACAGAGATTGAAAGTGGACAAAGTTACAGCGGTGAATATAGTGGAAATGAAACTTATGGATCAGTAGACAATATGGTTGATAATATTGCAACGAATATGTCTGAAAAAGATATCCATAACGCCGAGGGTGTTGGTCCAGAATTCAGCCGAAAGAGTGGAAGTGTTGCGATCGGAGAAATAACGATTATGAAAGAAACAAAGATTGCCGGCAAGCCAAAAGcagatgattttgaaaataaggtAAATGGAAAGGAAAGGGAAATGGACAGGCAAAGCACTAAGAGAGAATTCGGTCAGGTAAAAAATGCGACGTATGTTCCAAAGTGCAGTGAAGTTGATGATCCTTTTGTACAGTGTGCTATGGACTTTCCTCTAGACGTAATAATTCCTCCCATGAAACCTTTAGAAACTGCAGATGATGCGAACAATTATTCAAGCGTAAAAAATGACACGGACAAGAAACCACAATATATGACCACGACAAAGCAGACACAATACACTTCATCATCTATTAGTGAGCAATCACAGCCCTCCGATAAAGGGACAATCACAGTACCGTTAAGCCAAACTGACATCACTCTGACATCAACCCAATCGTCAGCAGTCGATCCAACTGGCCCTTCATCCTCTTCATCTGATGTTACTACTACATCGGTTTCGCAAGGTGATGCGATGACATCAACAGTCGAGATGCGAACAAATCAAAGTCAAACATCAACCGCTAATGTGCAGTATATTACAACAgttgcagcagcagcagcagcagctgaaACAATAGAATCAGCGATAACAACAGCATCACCAACCGCTAGTGACGCACTTCAGACAACGGAGTCGCAGacaacatcacaaaacaacGATCAACAGACGACACATTTACAGACTACAACAATTTTGTCAAatcaagaaacaaaacaaaaagacaCTCTAGGACAGACAACCGTTCAAACACAGGAACAGGCAACACAGCACGTAAATCAAAACCAGAGCACACCAACAACGCAGACCGTTCAAGCCGTTCAAACACAGGAACTGACAACACAGCAAGTAAATCAAAACCAGAGCACCCCAACAACGCAGACCGTTCAAGCCCAAGGGGAGTTGCAAACATGCCCAGTATTGTCGTGTTCCACAGAGTGTCCACATGGAATCAGACTAGACAGCAACGGCTGTCCTACATGCATGTGCCTTT TGTCCCCATCCTGCCCACCGGTGTTTCCTTTGTCGCGTTTGATCTGTTTCCTCCAGGCACGCTCCAGTCTGTCATGCGTCTCGGACGCAGACTGCAAGGCCAACCGGATATGTTGCCCAGGCGGGTGCGGGCCAATATGTCGGCGGAAGTCCAATAATCGTAGATCAATGTTGCTTTCAATACTGGACTAG